In Entomomonas moraniae, one DNA window encodes the following:
- a CDS encoding glycosyltransferase family 2 protein — protein sequence MNTEPQTLAIVVPCYNEREVFPISLEKLSSILKHLIVSKKISESSYILFVDDGSQDNTWSLIVEAGTFNLNIRGLKLAHNKGHQIALIAGITNADADMVVTIDADLQDDPFVIEQMVDKYLIGYDIVYGVRNSRETDNFWKRTMAESFYKLMAKLGVEQIHNHADFRLLSRRARESLLQYQEENVYLRGLVPMLGFRTIEVYYERHERAAGVTKYPFKKSLALAIEGITSLSVKPLRLITILGLFVFLLSVVAIIYTIIEKILGNTIQGWSSIIVIISFFGGIQIMALGVIGEYIGKIYNEVKKRPKFFIDETSNIKEK from the coding sequence ATGAATACTGAACCTCAAACACTAGCAATTGTTGTGCCTTGTTATAATGAGCGAGAAGTATTTCCTATTTCTCTGGAAAAATTGAGTAGTATTCTTAAACATTTAATTGTAAGTAAAAAAATAAGTGAATCAAGTTACATTTTATTTGTTGATGATGGTAGTCAAGATAATACTTGGTCCTTAATTGTGGAGGCTGGAACTTTTAATTTAAATATACGAGGATTAAAGTTAGCTCATAATAAGGGGCATCAAATAGCATTGATTGCAGGTATAACAAACGCAGATGCTGATATGGTTGTAACGATTGATGCTGATTTACAGGACGATCCTTTCGTGATTGAGCAAATGGTTGATAAGTATTTGATAGGATATGATATTGTTTATGGGGTTCGTAACTCTAGAGAAACGGATAACTTTTGGAAAAGAACAATGGCCGAGAGTTTTTATAAATTAATGGCCAAATTGGGAGTTGAACAGATCCATAATCATGCTGATTTTCGTTTATTAAGTAGAAGAGCGAGGGAAAGCTTATTGCAGTATCAAGAAGAAAATGTTTATTTAAGGGGGTTAGTACCTATGCTCGGATTTCGTACTATTGAGGTTTACTACGAAAGGCATGAGCGAGCAGCGGGAGTCACTAAGTATCCATTTAAAAAGTCACTGGCATTGGCCATAGAAGGTATTACATCATTATCAGTTAAGCCATTGAGGCTAATAACAATATTGGGTTTATTTGTTTTCTTGCTCTCGGTTGTTGCTATCATTTACACAATTATCGAAAAGATACTGGGAAATACCATACAAGGATGGTCATCTATTATTGTAATTATTTCATTTTTTGGTGGTATTCAGATTATGGCTTTGGGGGTTATTGGAGAGTATATCGGAAAAATTTATAACGAAGTTAAAAAGCGCCCCAAGTTTTTTATTGATGAAACTTCTAATATTAAAGAAAAATAA
- a CDS encoding methyltransferase domain-containing protein, translating into MSSARIICPIVTQWFTPESLIDIGCGAGAWCSIWKSSVPDVTGVDGSYVQTTSLLIEPTSFIRQDLSQAFILGKRFSIATSFEVAEHIPESKADIFINNLTQCSEVILFSAAPPGQGGEFHVNEQPLQYWREKFAALGYECFDPLRSKIQKNKDVEPWYRYNMLLYVKETSINRLPQEVLLTHIKTEHPIPDFSPLTWRVRNKILFHMPECIKALLVKTKHIYQRKRSTK; encoded by the coding sequence TTGTCATCTGCACGTATTATATGCCCTATTGTTACACAATGGTTCACTCCTGAATCACTCATAGACATAGGCTGTGGTGCAGGGGCTTGGTGTAGTATTTGGAAATCATCAGTTCCAGATGTTACAGGAGTAGACGGAAGTTATGTGCAAACGACTAGTCTATTGATTGAGCCAACGTCTTTTATTCGTCAAGACCTCTCTCAAGCATTCATTTTAGGAAAGAGATTTAGCATTGCCACATCATTTGAAGTAGCAGAACATATTCCAGAATCTAAAGCAGATATTTTTATCAATAACCTTACGCAGTGTAGTGAGGTTATTTTATTTTCAGCGGCTCCACCAGGTCAAGGAGGCGAATTTCATGTTAATGAACAACCTTTACAATATTGGAGAGAGAAATTCGCTGCGCTTGGTTATGAATGTTTTGATCCGCTCAGAAGCAAAATACAGAAAAATAAGGATGTAGAGCCTTGGTATAGGTACAATATGCTACTTTATGTCAAAGAGACCTCTATCAATCGATTACCACAAGAAGTATTGTTAACTCATATAAAAACAGAACATCCTATTCCAGACTTTTCGCCCTTGACATGGCGCGTACGTAATAAAATCTTATTTCATATGCCCGAATGTATAAAAGCATTATTAGTTAAAACGAAACATATATATCAAAGAAAACGCAGTACTAAATAA
- the tsaA gene encoding tRNA (N6-threonylcarbamoyladenosine(37)-N6)-methyltransferase TrmO, protein MVYQINPIGYISSCFKEKFGIPRQPLLAPAATGVIELLPPYNKAEALEGLEKVSHLWLLFIFNQSMDEKVRLKVRPPRLGGNKSLGVFATRSNFRPNNIGQSVVRLDDIIENKLYVSGIDLLDETPIIDIKPYIPYADSINDAYNLIAETAPRTINVTWSALALEQALLHSARLQHPIKQLIEQCLMQDPKPAYQKATPDKHYGMKLWDIDVKWHYPHENLIEVLIISH, encoded by the coding sequence ATCGTCTATCAAATCAACCCCATTGGTTACATTAGCTCGTGCTTTAAAGAAAAATTTGGTATTCCGCGCCAACCTTTATTAGCACCAGCAGCAACGGGGGTTATTGAGTTACTGCCGCCCTATAACAAGGCTGAGGCATTAGAAGGGCTCGAAAAAGTTAGCCATCTTTGGCTTCTTTTTATTTTCAATCAATCCATGGATGAGAAAGTTCGCCTCAAAGTTCGCCCCCCGCGTTTAGGTGGTAATAAATCATTAGGAGTTTTTGCCACTCGCTCTAACTTTCGCCCCAATAATATTGGTCAATCCGTTGTTAGACTAGATGATATCATCGAGAATAAACTCTACGTGTCAGGTATAGATTTACTAGATGAAACCCCTATCATCGACATAAAGCCCTATATTCCTTATGCCGACAGTATTAATGATGCTTATAACTTAATAGCAGAAACTGCTCCTCGCACAATCAATGTTACTTGGTCAGCTCTCGCATTAGAACAAGCCTTATTGCATAGTGCTCGACTACAGCATCCCATTAAACAGCTTATTGAACAATGTCTTATGCAAGACCCAAAACCTGCTTATCAAAAAGCAACTCCCGATAAACATTATGGGATGAAGCTTTGGGATATTGATGTTAAGTGGCACTATCCTCATGAGAATCTAATTGAAGTATTAATAATCAGCCACTAA
- a CDS encoding DUF4303 domain-containing protein, whose amino-acid sequence MEEQVQKELHDFFVGVITKGFHSIKDIAKNKYLYSFALQLRANGKSFRCVGNTLDSVSDNFMIKLKSIEDVTDYLWFTTEWEYTFDPWHAKDAELQKKIKEKQPLLDSISSKAFLHVLLEALQTCNNQCLFGVGILREKISVFVDSEEGDELDLPEKTSQTLNPPYVHDAFLKRFEPNNPQGLTYRLINELVADY is encoded by the coding sequence ATGGAAGAACAAGTACAAAAAGAATTACATGACTTCTTTGTAGGTGTTATCACAAAAGGTTTTCATTCTATAAAGGATATAGCAAAAAATAAGTACCTTTATAGCTTCGCTTTGCAATTACGTGCCAATGGTAAGTCTTTTAGATGTGTAGGCAATACACTTGATAGTGTGAGCGATAACTTTATGATAAAGTTAAAAAGCATAGAGGATGTAACCGACTATTTGTGGTTTACCACCGAATGGGAATATACTTTTGATCCTTGGCATGCCAAGGATGCTGAATTACAAAAAAAAATAAAAGAAAAACAACCCTTGTTAGATAGCATCAGTTCAAAAGCTTTTTTACACGTCCTATTAGAAGCATTGCAAACTTGCAATAATCAGTGCTTATTTGGTGTGGGTATTCTGCGTGAGAAAATATCTGTGTTTGTTGACTCAGAAGAAGGCGATGAGCTTGATTTACCAGAGAAAACTTCTCAAACGCTTAATCCACCTTATGTTCATGATGCTTTTTTAAAACGGTTTGAACCCAATAATCCACAAGGATTAACTTATCGTTTAATTAATGAATTAGTGGCTGATTATTAA
- the rapA gene encoding RNA polymerase-associated protein RapA, which produces MQYLPGQRWISDSEAELGLGTIISQEGRLLTILFPATGETRQYSANNASLTRVQYSIGDKITHIDGWQVTVDEVMEIDGLLVYMGLDEQNKKRTISETQLSNFIQFRSASDRLFAGQVDSLSWFSLRYHTFEHMSQLQQSKLLGLSGARVQPIAHQMHIAREVADRIAPRVLLADEVGLGKTIEAGLIIHRQVLSGRALRVLIIVPENLQHQWLVEMRRRFNLEVTLFDAERYAQITDANPFEDSQLVLVALDWLVSDERVQDALFAAGWDMLVVDEAHHLVWVPDYVSPEYTLVEQLAESTPSVLLLTATPEQLGIDSHFARLRLLDPNRFHSLEAFREESKHYQPVAEAVQELLDKQKLSKESRKTIESFLGKQAEKALLDAAAKSDEDACARLIRELLDRHGTGRLLFRNTRAAVHGFPIRILHHYALPNPEQYLQIPRDERPILTPEIDYIDHQLETDSERWWHFDSRVDWLISTLKMLKHTKVLVICAHAETVIDLEEALRVREGIAAAVFHEGMTIIERDRAAAYFSDEEGAQLLVCSEIGSEGRNFQFAHHLVLFDLPPHPDLLEQRIGRLDRIGQQNDIQIHVPYIQGTAQERLFEWYDLALNAFVNTCPAGSALQTQFRKQLREHLEGTDQKEWSKLVETAKQLRLELEAEMQKGRDRLLELNSSGGSEGNEIVEAIAEQDDQYDLPMYAEQLFDAFGIDVEDHSDNAFVLRPGEKMLDSGFPLGDEEGVTITYDRSLALSREDMQFITWEHPMLQGGMDLVISGSMGNTAVAVIKNKALKTGTVLIEFVFIAEVIAPKALQLVRYLPKEALRCLLDAKGNNLADKVSFETLNKQLEKVPRGSAVKFVKAQRTMLEKQVLIAEQKMQTVYQEKVAEAKQRFVAEMDEELARLVALKAVNPNVRDNELAILEEYKTLGCEYLDKATLRLDAIRILVAG; this is translated from the coding sequence ATGCAATATCTTCCAGGGCAGCGTTGGATTAGTGACAGCGAAGCTGAGCTTGGGTTAGGGACAATCATTTCGCAAGAAGGACGATTACTAACCATTTTATTTCCAGCAACTGGTGAGACAAGGCAATATTCCGCTAATAATGCATCCTTAACCCGCGTGCAGTACTCGATTGGCGATAAAATTACCCATATTGATGGTTGGCAAGTGACTGTGGATGAGGTCATGGAAATTGACGGCTTACTTGTCTATATGGGGCTTGATGAACAAAATAAAAAACGCACTATTTCTGAAACGCAGTTATCTAATTTTATTCAGTTTCGCTCGGCCAGTGATCGTTTATTTGCAGGGCAAGTAGATTCTTTATCATGGTTCTCTCTACGTTATCACACCTTTGAACACATGAGCCAATTACAACAGTCTAAATTATTAGGCTTATCCGGTGCACGTGTACAACCTATTGCTCACCAGATGCATATTGCAAGAGAAGTAGCTGATCGTATAGCCCCGAGAGTGTTATTAGCTGATGAAGTAGGCTTGGGTAAAACGATTGAGGCAGGGCTTATTATTCATCGGCAAGTTTTGTCTGGCCGAGCCTTACGAGTACTCATTATTGTTCCAGAAAATCTACAGCACCAATGGTTAGTTGAAATGCGTCGCCGTTTCAATTTAGAGGTGACATTATTTGATGCAGAACGTTATGCCCAAATTACTGATGCTAATCCTTTTGAGGATAGCCAACTAGTTTTGGTAGCACTTGATTGGTTAGTGAGTGATGAACGTGTCCAAGATGCTTTATTTGCAGCAGGTTGGGACATGCTAGTGGTTGATGAGGCGCATCACTTAGTTTGGGTACCTGATTACGTTAGCCCTGAATATACATTGGTTGAGCAACTTGCTGAGTCAACACCTAGTGTTTTACTATTAACGGCAACCCCAGAGCAGTTAGGTATTGATAGCCATTTTGCAAGGCTAAGATTGCTTGACCCTAATCGTTTTCATAGCTTAGAAGCCTTTAGAGAAGAAAGTAAACATTATCAGCCTGTGGCTGAAGCAGTACAAGAGTTATTAGATAAGCAAAAACTGTCTAAAGAAAGCCGTAAAACCATAGAAAGTTTTTTAGGTAAGCAAGCTGAAAAAGCGTTATTAGATGCTGCTGCAAAAAGTGATGAAGACGCTTGTGCAAGATTGATAAGGGAACTGCTGGATCGCCATGGTACAGGACGTTTATTATTCCGTAATACCCGTGCGGCTGTTCATGGTTTTCCAATTCGTATACTACACCACTATGCATTACCTAACCCAGAACAGTATTTACAAATTCCCCGAGATGAGCGACCTATCCTTACCCCAGAGATCGACTATATAGATCATCAACTTGAAACAGACAGCGAACGTTGGTGGCATTTTGACTCCCGAGTAGACTGGTTAATTAGTACCCTTAAAATGTTAAAGCATACCAAGGTATTGGTTATTTGTGCCCATGCGGAGACAGTTATTGATCTTGAGGAAGCACTAAGAGTAAGAGAAGGTATAGCGGCAGCAGTATTCCATGAAGGGATGACTATTATTGAACGCGACCGTGCTGCTGCTTATTTTAGTGATGAAGAAGGTGCACAGTTATTAGTGTGTTCTGAAATTGGGAGTGAAGGACGTAACTTCCAGTTTGCACACCATCTTGTTTTATTTGATTTACCACCCCACCCAGATTTATTAGAACAGCGTATTGGACGTTTGGACCGTATAGGTCAACAAAATGATATTCAAATTCATGTGCCTTATATTCAGGGTACAGCGCAAGAGCGTTTATTTGAGTGGTATGATCTTGCGTTAAATGCATTTGTTAATACATGCCCCGCTGGCAGTGCATTACAAACACAGTTTAGAAAGCAACTGCGTGAACACTTAGAGGGAACCGATCAAAAAGAGTGGTCTAAACTCGTAGAAACAGCAAAGCAGCTACGTTTAGAGCTTGAAGCTGAAATGCAAAAAGGACGTGATCGCCTACTTGAGTTAAACTCTAGCGGTGGAAGTGAAGGTAATGAGATTGTAGAAGCTATTGCAGAGCAAGATGACCAATACGATTTACCAATGTATGCGGAGCAATTATTTGATGCCTTTGGTATTGATGTAGAAGATCATTCGGATAATGCTTTTGTTCTTCGTCCCGGTGAGAAAATGCTAGACTCAGGGTTTCCATTAGGCGATGAAGAAGGTGTAACCATTACCTATGATCGATCATTGGCTTTGTCCCGTGAAGATATGCAGTTTATTACATGGGAGCATCCCATGTTACAAGGTGGAATGGACTTAGTTATTTCAGGCTCCATGGGTAATACAGCTGTTGCTGTTATTAAAAATAAGGCGCTTAAAACAGGGACAGTCTTAATTGAGTTTGTTTTTATTGCAGAAGTCATTGCACCTAAAGCATTACAACTTGTACGCTATCTACCCAAAGAAGCCTTGCGTTGTTTGTTAGATGCTAAAGGTAACAACCTAGCGGATAAAGTTTCTTTTGAAACACTGAATAAACAACTTGAAAAAGTACCACGTGGCAGTGCTGTTAAATTTGTTAAAGCACAACGTACAATGCTCGAAAAGCAAGTGCTGATAGCTGAACAAAAAATGCAGACGGTTTATCAAGAGAAAGTAGCAGAAGCAAAACAACGCTTTGTCGCTGAAATGGATGAAGAACTTGCTCGTCTTGTTGCATTAAAGGCAGTGAACCCTAATGTACGCGATAATGAATTGGCTATTCTAGAAGAGTATAAGACGCTTGGTTGTGAGTATTTAGATAAAGCAACCTTAAGACTTGATGCTATTAGGATATTAGTCGCAGGCTAA
- the tyrS gene encoding tyrosine--tRNA ligase, whose protein sequence is MKSIEEQLALIKRGVEEILVEDELVEKLKTGKVLRIKAGFDPTAPDLHLGHTVLINKLRHFQMLGHKVIFLIGDFTGMIGDPSGKNTTRPPLTREQVLANAETYKEQVFKILDPKLTEVAFNSTWMDQMKPADFIRLASQYTVARMLERDDFENRYKGQQPIAIHEFLYPLVQGYDSVALESDIEMGGTDQRFNLLMGRELQRSYGQAPQCTITVPLLEGLDGVKKMSKSLGNYVGIDEPPGVMYSKLLSMPDTLIWRYFELLSFRDLAEIEEFKRDVEQGTNPRDIKIKLAEELIARFHGEEAAANAHKSAGNRLKDGELPEDLPELTLKAGNDLPIAAILNQANLVKNSAMARDLLQAGSVKVDGKVVDVSFIFKLGEEHVCQAGKKNFARIKLEQE, encoded by the coding sequence ATGAAATCTATTGAAGAACAGTTAGCCTTGATTAAACGAGGTGTTGAAGAGATTTTAGTTGAAGATGAGTTAGTTGAAAAGCTTAAAACAGGTAAAGTGTTGCGGATTAAAGCAGGATTTGACCCAACCGCACCTGATCTTCACTTAGGACATACTGTACTTATTAATAAATTACGCCATTTTCAGATGCTAGGTCATAAAGTAATCTTCTTAATTGGTGACTTCACGGGGATGATTGGCGACCCTAGTGGTAAAAATACAACAAGACCACCCTTAACAAGGGAACAGGTTTTAGCCAATGCTGAAACTTATAAGGAACAAGTATTTAAAATTTTAGATCCTAAATTAACTGAAGTTGCTTTTAACTCGACATGGATGGATCAAATGAAGCCGGCTGATTTTATTCGCCTTGCTTCACAATATACCGTAGCTCGCATGTTAGAGCGCGATGATTTTGAAAACAGATACAAAGGCCAGCAGCCCATCGCCATTCATGAGTTTTTATACCCCCTTGTTCAAGGGTATGATTCTGTAGCATTAGAGTCTGATATAGAAATGGGCGGTACAGACCAACGTTTTAATTTACTAATGGGGCGTGAGTTACAACGTTCTTATGGTCAAGCGCCGCAGTGCACGATTACAGTTCCTTTATTAGAAGGTTTAGACGGCGTTAAGAAAATGTCTAAATCACTAGGGAATTATGTCGGTATTGATGAACCACCAGGCGTTATGTATAGCAAGTTATTGTCAATGCCTGATACTTTAATCTGGCGTTATTTTGAGTTATTAAGTTTCCGTGATTTAGCAGAGATAGAAGAGTTCAAGCGCGATGTTGAACAAGGCACTAACCCACGTGATATCAAAATTAAATTAGCAGAAGAGTTAATTGCGCGTTTTCATGGTGAAGAAGCTGCGGCGAATGCACATAAGTCAGCGGGTAATCGTTTAAAAGACGGTGAGTTACCAGAAGACTTGCCAGAGTTAACGCTTAAAGCGGGCAACGATTTACCAATCGCAGCAATATTAAACCAAGCTAACTTGGTGAAAAACTCAGCCATGGCAAGAGATCTTTTACAGGCAGGTAGTGTCAAGGTAGATGGCAAAGTTGTGGATGTAAGTTTCATTTTTAAATTAGGTGAAGAGCACGTTTGCCAAGCAGGTAAGAAAAACTTCGCCCGTATCAAATTAGAACAAGAGTAG
- a CDS encoding GtrA family protein, producing the protein MLFDPKLNSQFISYCLVGAVITVGGLLTSLLLIWLGMSIYVANLLVYLIGCVVSYVLNSKLTFKKNYSRKRALKFFISIGVAYIINVLLIYLTLFYQPGAKYIAQIIGNVFYTLLVFSMNKFWVMK; encoded by the coding sequence ATGCTATTCGATCCAAAGTTAAATAGCCAATTTATTAGTTACTGTCTTGTTGGTGCTGTAATTACAGTTGGTGGTTTGCTGACAAGTTTATTGCTTATATGGCTAGGTATGTCTATTTATGTTGCTAATTTGTTAGTCTATTTGATTGGATGTGTTGTGAGCTATGTGCTAAATAGTAAGCTTACCTTTAAAAAAAATTATTCTCGCAAAAGAGCATTAAAATTTTTTATATCTATTGGCGTTGCTTATATTATCAATGTGTTATTAATATATCTAACGCTTTTTTATCAACCGGGTGCTAAATATATAGCTCAAATTATAGGTAATGTTTTTTATACATTACTTGTTTTTTCTATGAATAAATTTTGGGTAATGAAATGA
- the rimO gene encoding 30S ribosomal protein S12 methylthiotransferase RimO has product MSHSPAPKVGFISLGCPKATVDSERILTQLRMEGYQIVPSYDEADVVVVNTCGFIDSAKAESLDAIGEALAENGRVIVTGCMGVTEGAIRDVHPSVLAVTGPQQYEQVVQAVHEVVPPKKDHNPHIDLVPPQGVKLTPRHYAYLKISEGCNHSCSFCIIPSLRGKLVSRPVNEVLEEAERLVKAGVKELLVISQDTSAYGVDLKYKTSFWNGQPVKTKMVDLCEALSQLGIWVRLHYVYPYPNVDDVIPLMAAGKILPYLDIPFQHASPNVLKAMKRPAFEDKTLARIKKWREQCSELVIRSTFIVGFPGETEEDFQYLLDWLTEAQLDRVGCFQYSAVDGAPANELADHVPEEVKQERWERFMAHQQAISAARLQQRIGQEMLVLVDEIDDKGTVARSIADAPEIDGLVYIDADHLQPGDQVKVRITDADEYDLWAELIE; this is encoded by the coding sequence ATGTCACACTCTCCTGCTCCTAAAGTTGGCTTTATCAGCCTAGGATGCCCAAAAGCCACTGTTGATTCAGAACGTATTCTGACTCAACTACGTATGGAGGGCTATCAAATTGTCCCCTCTTATGATGAAGCAGATGTGGTTGTGGTCAATACGTGTGGCTTTATTGACAGTGCAAAAGCTGAATCACTTGATGCCATCGGCGAAGCTTTGGCAGAAAATGGTCGAGTCATTGTCACAGGTTGCATGGGGGTTACAGAAGGGGCAATACGTGATGTACACCCTAGTGTTCTTGCTGTCACAGGCCCTCAACAATATGAGCAAGTTGTACAAGCAGTGCATGAGGTAGTTCCTCCGAAAAAAGATCATAACCCGCACATTGATTTAGTCCCACCTCAAGGGGTGAAATTAACACCACGCCACTATGCTTACCTTAAAATATCAGAAGGCTGTAATCATAGCTGTAGCTTCTGTATTATTCCCTCACTCCGCGGCAAACTGGTTAGTCGCCCTGTGAATGAAGTATTAGAAGAAGCAGAACGCTTAGTTAAAGCAGGAGTTAAAGAACTATTAGTCATCTCCCAAGATACTAGCGCCTACGGTGTTGACTTAAAATATAAAACAAGCTTCTGGAATGGTCAGCCTGTCAAAACTAAAATGGTCGATTTATGTGAAGCGTTGAGTCAATTGGGCATATGGGTTAGATTACATTATGTATACCCCTACCCTAATGTGGATGATGTCATTCCTTTAATGGCTGCTGGCAAAATACTCCCCTACTTAGATATACCTTTCCAACACGCCAGCCCTAACGTTTTAAAAGCAATGAAACGACCTGCTTTTGAAGATAAAACCTTGGCACGTATCAAGAAATGGCGTGAACAATGTTCTGAGTTGGTTATCCGCTCTACCTTTATTGTCGGATTCCCTGGTGAAACAGAGGAAGATTTTCAATATTTACTGGACTGGTTAACTGAAGCACAACTTGACCGTGTAGGTTGTTTCCAGTATTCAGCTGTCGATGGTGCGCCCGCTAATGAGTTAGCCGATCACGTTCCTGAAGAAGTTAAGCAAGAACGTTGGGAACGTTTTATGGCCCACCAACAAGCTATCTCTGCCGCACGCTTACAACAACGTATAGGCCAAGAAATGCTAGTATTGGTTGATGAAATTGATGATAAAGGCACTGTTGCCCGCTCCATTGCTGATGCTCCTGAGATAGATGGTTTGGTTTATATTGATGCTGATCACTTACAACCTGGCGATCAAGTGAAGGTGCGCATTACTGATGCCGATGAATATGACCTTTGGGCTGAGCTAATAGAGTAA